The nucleotide window CCCGCCGTGGCCGCCCCAGCGTCCCGTCTGGCGCCCCGCCTGGCGCCCTGTCTGGCGCGGGGCAGGCCGGCATTCGCCGGGAGGCGGCGCCCGGACCGGGCGTCGAGACACCGGAGCGGATTCTGCGGCGGCTCGAGTTCAAGGTCGTGCGGCGGCTCGACGGATTTCTCTTCGGCGACTATCGCGGCATCTTCTACGGTCCGAGCCTCGACCTCGCCGAGGTGCGGGAGTACCAGCCCGGCGACGAGATCCGCCGGATCGACTGGAACGTCACCGCGCGCATGAACCAGTTGTTCGTGCGGCAGTACCGTGAGGAGAAAGAGCTCACGGCCTGGCTCCTGGTCGATTTGTCCCCGTCGATGCAGTTCGGTACGATCCGGCAACTCAAGCGGGACCTCGCGGCAGAGTTTGCGGGGGTTGCCGCCTACATCATCACACGCCACGGCGACAAGGTCGGCGGCCTCGTGTTTCCCACCCCGGCCGGCGTCACATTCATTCCGCCCCGGACGGGGCGGTTGCAGGCGCTGCGCGTCGTACGGGATCTCGCCGCGGTGCGAACCATGGAGGGC belongs to bacterium and includes:
- a CDS encoding DUF58 domain-containing protein, coding for MRLAFARRGRPSVPSGAPPGALSGAGQAGIRREAAPGPGVETPERILRRLEFKVVRRLDGFLFGDYRGIFYGPSLDLAEVREYQPGDEIRRIDWNVTARMNQLFVRQYREEKELTAWLLVDLSPSMQFGTIRQLKRDLAAEFAGVAAYIITRHGDKVGGLVFPTPAGVTFIPPRTGRLQALRVVRDLAAVRTMEGGGPTDLGVVLRQLGRLARRRSLVFLVSDFYSPAGWEQALAELGRRHEIIAVRIEDPRERELPDVGGIYLHDPETGQQLWIDTSDRRVRQAHRALVAERDQRLAAVFRRTGVDVLTLSTGARLVDDLLRFITLRRRRRWSLPGR